Within Topomyia yanbarensis strain Yona2022 chromosome 2, ASM3024719v1, whole genome shotgun sequence, the genomic segment TCAAATATCACAATATTCGTTTTAATCCTGACCAGTGCCAATCGGTGGCGCAGTTAGCATATTTGCTTAGGGTGTTTACCGCAGAGCAAATATcaggttgttgttgttgttgttgtttatttgtGGCTTTAACCTCTGTGGGTCATTCGCCATAAATATCAGGTCTAGAAGTTAGTGAAAGATATTGTAGGCATCCCAGCAGTTCTCTGTATGGCTCTTCAGTGATTTTTGCCTCAGATTTTGACCATTTCGTGTTGATATCCAATGGTGTCCCCACTGGTTTACAATCAGCCATCCTAAATCTACTAAGAAGTTTCTCCACGTATATTGTTTGAGAAATTTCAATAGTCTGGCTTTCCAAATCACGATTTTTCTCCATTCCCAGGAAGTGCTTAATCTCTAACATGTCTTTCATTTGGAATAACCTTCCAAGTTTCTTTTTAATCCacgtaatagacctttctcgtcaaaaaaatttatatgcggaacagcttccgttttcatcgctggatcaattctgaatactgtcacgttaatttggtgtctctaactattgaaaaaatcaaaaattcttcgagctgcccattttactctgtattcccctgtcctattttacctcgattctccatactttttcaccatttggatgaacttcgagtggggaatatgaaataaagttacggcgggtagcctaTAACATAGTTCCAGTAGCCTACCGCTAGCCGGCATCTGTTTTAATCTGGCTATTCGCcgtttcgtttactgggtatgaactccaagagttcattccaatttgtcaaaaacattgttttgacgtagatgaaccccaaaacagtgttgcagaatataccgatttatcgatatttaaaccgatttttaatttcaataccaataatgttactaaaaataccgatttcttttttcttaccaaaaaatcacgattttcatATAATAAGATATAATAAGATCAATATTATTACGTATGGGCCTTTTTAGAAAATGTCTTCACCTTTCCAcatcaaatcatccggaaattgattcagcaatctgccaggttaccaaatacaaatatgttaatacggaatgctctgacGATTTTTTGAGGACACATTTTATGACCCAGGTACACCCATAAAGGTACACTGTCAGAGTGACAGCATACTTTGATGAAATTGTGCTAAAACTGGCTGCACTGATAGatttgtttttgattgtttgacacttctaaatattttagttttctgcataaaaaatctcagaaaactaACGACTGATTTTTGTCGACGTCGGGCACCAGTTACAGTTACAGTTTGAAATTATATCTCACCTCGGATGAACGCGCCTGTTATGTGTTACCCCGCAACAGCTGACTTAACTGATTGTTCAAATCCTCGAATTTATCCTGCTCGCTGTCGTTCATGTTTTTATTACTTTCCCCTAGTTCTACACAATCATTAGCCATTGGATCGGTTCGTGATTTTAGGGAATAGAAAACGTTATGaaaaaatccattgtataatatAATTATAGTGTATAGTTCATGAATCCGAAGTGGTTCAAAAGGATGTCGCTGTACAGATTCAGAGCGGCCGCTTCCAGCTCAGCAAAAGTGGAAGCCACTTGACGGTTAAATTCGTAGTGTGTCCGCTGATAGCGCTCGGGGACAGAAAAATCTCATAGGTCAGAGTCGCTTCCGACTTCGTTACCGTCAACATTAAACACAACAGCAAGATACTTGGAAAGGACTTTCTCGTTCGGTAAGTTTTTACCATAAGCTTCCCCCTGCAACATTCTTTTTCATGTCTAGATGTCCTTGTTGATTTACAGAACAAACATAATGGAAGCGTATTCTACACGCACATATTCACTCGGGCCAACCGTGTGACTCATTTGGAAAAAGGACTCATCGTCGGTTTCATGGCAGCGAAGTGAGCAGACAAAAAAGGCATCGTTTTTTTTCCACATGATCGTTCTGAGCAAAATTCAGCGATTTGCCAGGCATAAACCACCGATGAGACAGTACCCGTTTGGATTCAGGACGTTTTCCCATACATTGCAACCGGTCGAAGCGATGGCAAGCGATGCAGATAACTGGGTCAAAAAGGCGGAGGTTCTGGGAATTTCTGCACTCGTAAGTGTTCTTTTTGTCATAACCACCTAAACTATTTTTAGAACCATCATTGTTCCATGGGATTTAAATTTTCCTTTTCTATAAAAATAGGTTAGCGATCTGAGTATGACCAAGGACAAGGAATCAGAACCGGCGACTGACAGTCCAGAGAAAGAGAATGCGGAAAACCCTTCTAGTCCAtagctcctgaagaaaaacgAGCTGAAGCGAATATGGAGAAACAGCTTCCTCCACGGAAAATGCAGAGGCATGCAAGTAAGTCGAAATATTTAGTGTCAGCTTTAAAATTACCCGATTAATCTTTTAGCGCGgcggatgcaagtttgctaattGAAATTATTCGCAAAGATCTAGTAGAATTATACTGGAGGTGCTGCGAAACGATCCTTTTTCGACGCTATACTCGGTTAAAACTATCGACGCTTTGCACCTGATGCCGGAACTGCCCACCCCGAGAGCAGATGAGCGCTGGGGAATGTTTTCAGCCACCTGGAGGAGGAAGTTCAGCGCGGAAGAAATGTTACCAGACTTTGCCGATCTGGTATCTGGACTTTTTTGATGATCTCATAGAGATTGGGTGTGCAGATGGGCGTTTAAAGTTCTGGGAGGGAACGACTGGTAACTTTTAGGTAAATTGTTTGGAgtcatttgttttttattacaacTATTGACGGACGTTTCATTGCAGGATATATATATGAAGCTGAAAACAACCACAACAATGGGGTAACTAACATAAACCTCGCTGGTGACAAAGTGATAGTCGCACGGTTGAgtgaacgaatcgattttctgaGACTGGAAACGTACACGTAAGGTTTTCAGATCGATTGGGGATTTACGTCTGCATATGGGCGAAGTAAGTTCTATGtttcaagcaattttttaagctcacCTAGGGCGCAGACAGATTTTACTTGTTCTTTTAAAATACTGTAtattctaagtcatttaattttcagtCTGTAATGAGTATGTCATCAAGTGCCTtaattctttttctttttagCCCACGTACGCAGCGGTTTGGCAGGAAGCATTAGTTTATTTCAGAAACTCGCCGGCTCAAATCCGTCCACAGCGTTGCCAGCTCAACATCACGCATCCGAGGAGTAGCTTCGATGTATCCTGGAGTTTCACCAGCAGGGTCACCGGTGACATGTTTGGAAGTGGCGGGTGGTACAGTCATTACTGGCAGCCAGGGCCACACTGTTAACGTGTTCCGGCTTGATAGCCACCTATTGCAGTTCACCCTAAACGGCCATTGTAGGACCGCACACACATGTGTTTTCATAGACCAGTGGCAGGCCGAGATGGGCGCATCTGGTTGCCAGGATGGTGTGCTATGTGTGTGGGACTTGATACGGGGTATGTCAGTCAAATTTACGGTATGGCCTAAATCTACATAATTAAATTGATTGGTTATTTATAGGTGCCTGTATGTACAAAATTGAAGCCCATGACGACATGACGTCGCACTTGCCTGTTCCCCGAGTTACGCAATATCGCTCGGACTGAACGAACGAATACGGTTTTGGGATAGATTTCAGGGTCAGCCGCTCAACACCATGACCGTCAGTCATGCATATTCATCGCTTGTGATGCTGACGCTTCTGAACGAAGCCATTGCTAGCACGAGTTTTTGATTTGGAAGGATAGTTGCTGAGGACCATTCTCACAATAGTATAAAAGTTCTAACCTCAAAAACAGAcaacaataaaatgtatttctttCAGAGTTTATAATATCCATTACATGATCAAATGCGCTGATGGGTTAGGCTTTGGATTCGGCTATATTCCATCGTCATTGAAGCTAGATCATAGAATCATGTTAATTTGACAGACTGCAAGTGTTACTAGTAGCACAAACAGCTAGCAGCCCAGCTAGTATTGTTCTTTCTGCTTGCAACCAACCTGGttatattgatgtcaatgctaaATTCGCTGTTGCAGCTGTATGGTCGCTATACTGTTCCATGTGTTATGGGATTCGCTATTAACATGGGACAGTGTTATGCTTAGAGCACCAGATTCTAAAAGCGACCAATTTTGGCCAATCACTGGAGACAAAATCACGCGtaacaattaataataaattaaattattgctgAGTAATATTTGttgtacatgaataaaacataccGATTGCCTCGTTACCTATgctgccgtgatccgcataacagtcccatttgggtttcctatgcagatgggacagttatgcgtatcacggcagtatgGCTAAATAACCATTAGAAAGGTTATGAGCTTATGTTATCGCATTTTATGATCATTTATACTACGTAACAATTAATAATAAGTTACATTATTGCTGAGTATTTTTTGAtgtacatgaataaaacataccGATTTCCTCGTTACCTATGGCTAAATAACCATTAAAAAGGTTATGAGTTTATTGTTGTCGCatttataattatttatactACTTTCAAGTGATCGATTTTAAAGATACGACTCGCACTTTAAGCACCCCTTCACCgcgccatcaaaataaaaataagtcaTACTCCTAATGaactaatatttattaaaatatttactaaataaaaaCATAGACCTGATAGTTCGTTTGCAAAAAAACACCGAAGCACAGTGAGTTGGTGTTAATGCTCTATCTGTGATCCTATAGTGCTGCAGGATTTGGCCAACATTTATACTATTTTTATTCAATCAACTTTAAGGAAAATGTATCACGTGAACGCTATATATATGGACTTCTATACttggtaattgttccgaatcacACTCGACCTGGCCTTGGGTACAAGATATTTGCTTGATCTCCCACGAGCATGGTTCTGCCGGAGTGTTTGCCTCGCCCGATACCGGGGCAGCCTGTCCTAGCGAGGCTGCCTCTTGTGAATCGGAACCGCTGAACATTCCGATGAGGGCATGTCCAACGGTGTTACCGACGAAGCCGATCGCTACACTACCAGCAGTAGCTGCGATTTGAGCAATTAATCCAAAGGCCTGTTTCGGAGCTACCATTGGTGCAGCGACAGCCGAGTGTGACGCAGACTGGACCATCGGCTAACTCGATTCCGGCGAGGTGGAGCGGCTGCAACTGGTGCGGACCTATATTGCGATGTATATAATTTCAAGGATTACTAGAGATTACCAATTACCAgagatcatcaaaatgttttgtgGCTAATGTTGTTAtttagcaaaaaaacaaaagttaaattgatcgcaacaaataaaatcgctttcttcaacgaatcgtGGACAAGAAAAATCTAAATGCCAAATTTAATGGAACATTGCCTAATGacgtcaaataaaaatgaaagcctAGCGAGCTTGTTAATACAAGATATTCGTAAACCAaatcaagtttctcatactgtggtcgaaaaaaaaaaaattctaagcctatgtaaacaagctctgcgaaatgtcaaaaaagtgaggttaaaaaTTTTCATCCAATGCATCCAATGTTCTACAGCGAGAGgttcattttagtttgtttacattgctaatgaattttgtactgcgattcaccacttcatttaccgcgttgccaagaacttaagtgaaaatattcaaaacagtgctgcccaaacgcacattttaagtcccaccattcttgctgaggtgaaaaaaatattcaacattcttgcatatttcaaattttaaaaaatcatttaaaaatcatcatagctcctaaaaatctcatatttacggaaatgttcttataattgtgtaatctttcgattaaaaataagaaaaacaggtgttaggtctgacgagaaaggtctattgcttCGATGTTTTTGGCAAGTAGTAAAATGTCGTCTACATATAGTATTACTATAATGCCTCTAGATTTTGACTTATAGATGCAGTTGTCATTTTTGAGAGGGACAAAACCTAGTGTTTTCATtgcatcatcaaaatgtttattcCAAGATCTGCTTGCCTGTTTCAATCCATACAAACATTTGTGTAGACGAACAGTTTGTCTTTGCCCATTTACGTTTGGTGGAAGTTTCTTGTATATTTCTTCTTCTAACTTCCCATGTAGAAATGCAGTTTTGACATCCATTTGATGTACTAACAATTTATGCTCGTTAGCAAGGGCTAGTGCTAACCGAACACTCTCTAGGTTGGCGACTGGTGCAAATGTTTCACAGTAATCGAATCCAGGACGCTGTGAACACCCTTTTGCCACTAATCGTGCTTTATATCTTCCATCTTCTTTCATTGAGAAAACCCATTTTGAGTTAATTGGTTTAACTCCTTTTGGCAAACAGTTAACCACTGTCCAAGTGCCATTTTGATGTAATGCATCAAACTCTTCTTGAATAGCATGCTTCCATTCTTGCCAATCAGAAACTTTCTTCAATTCCTCAATAGTTTGCGgaatctcttcgttgaaaatcatTGCTGTTTTTGCTGTATAATCGGAATACCAACCCGGTATCTTTCTCTCCCTCTTGCTTCGACGCAATGATTGACCATCATCGACGTCCTCTCTTTCGTCTGTTGGATTTTCATTTGTACTTTCATAGTCAGTTTCGCCAACTGATTCTTCAAGTGAATCTAGATTATCTTGCTCTGTTTCGAGTGTGCATTCTTCATGCTGTTCTTCATCAGAAGGATGTATAGCAGCATCCTCGTCTTCGTTCTGTTCTCCTTGTTTTAAGCGTGTACATCTAATTAAATCTTGACCAGATGATTCTACGAAATCCATGTTTGTGTGGTCAATATCTTGATTGGCTCTGGTAGATTCATTGAATACTACATTTCTGCCAATTTCTATTGAACGCGTATCCTTGTTCCATAATCTAAAACCATTATTTGCGTACCCCACAAATATCAaaggttttgttttgaaatctaATTTCTGACGCCTCTCTTTAGGTATTTGTTTAAATGCTTTACACCCAAAAACTCTTAAATGATTCAAGTTTGGTCGCtttttgaaccatttttcataCGGAGTTTTGTCCTCTTCTATCCCACTTGTTGGAGATCTATtgattagatatgttgctacATATAATGCTTCTCCCCACATATCTTTCGCTAATCCACTTTCGTAAAGCAAAGCTCTGACCTTTTCCATTAAAGATCTGTTCATACGTTCACTTACACCATTTTGCTGCGGTGTGTATGGAACAGTGAACGTCATTCTAACACCATTTCTTTTGCAATGAGCTTGAAATTCGTTACTTGTATATTCCCCTCCATTATCACACCTTAGCATTGAAATACGTCTTTCGAAGAATGCTGTCGCCATTGCTtcgaattctttaaatttctcgAAAACCTCCGATTTCTGTTTCATGAGGTAAACCACGAGAAAGTGCGTATAATCATCTATAAAAGTTACAAAGTAACGATAGCCATCATAGGTTTCCTGCTCCATGCTTCCACAAACATCCGAATGTATGAGTTCCAGTGGTCGTTTTGATCTTGGCAGCTGCAATTGTTTAAATTTGGATGCAGCCTGCTTCCCCGCCATACAACCATCACATACATTTGTTTCACTAATATTTCCAGAAGTTAGATTGATACCCTCAACCATTCCCTTCTTAATTAGTTTCTCCAAACTCGTATCACTGATATGGCCATGTTTCCAAACTCACCTTCTTTCCGAACAATGCTAAGTTTGTTCCATCTTCCGCCGACTTTTCTTCCCGAAATAGATCAAGGTGGAATAAACCATCAACGAAGATTCCTGAAGCAATTACTTCATCTTCAAATTCAAAGATAACCTCTTCATCCGTAAAAGTAACccttttaccatttttgctaACCCTTCTAACCGAAAGGAGATTTTCTTCAAGACCCGGAGTTAAAAGAACGTTGTacaatttcaattcttttattgTATTGTTACCCACAACACTCTTTAATCGCATTTTTCCAACTTTTGTTGCCCGTAAATTCTGGCCCGCTTTCGCCGTCGAAATGGTGATTG encodes:
- the LOC131681050 gene encoding hemiasterlin resistant protein 1-like is translated as MVQSASHSAVAAPMVAPKQAFGLIAQIAATAGSVAIGFVGNTVGHALIGMFSGSDSQEAASLGQAAPVSGEANTPAEPCSWEIKQISCTQGQVECDSEQLPSIEVHIYSVHVIHFP